The proteins below come from a single Stomoxys calcitrans chromosome 1, idStoCalc2.1, whole genome shotgun sequence genomic window:
- the LOC106093395 gene encoding odorant receptor 85c — protein MKVITTRSLTFLDFIRLPLSVYSAAGVKMFLWDDQDFMSWWEKFLLVFQFVNLSTNFFAKALFFVFGQFEGTVHLTKWALYFIFANNGFCKVFSVALGRHQLFSVLKDLEKIYPKTHQERQEFRLVPCYQYIMKHSKIMSIQHFTIALIFVVFPIVQSTIEYLTSDDENANFVPYTPYIMVYPFDVSRGIGYAYAYISQTLGGFTVSCYIVGSDMLLMCSIYQVIMHFDHLCLRIENFQSKGYEEDMQEISMVLERHNLLNKLAESVNNIFSISILLNYMISIFIIVMISIQISTGSDFGLDFIKFVGFFTSATTQVYYICMFGTLLMEHSGQVCEALIGQQWYMADVRYQRMLVLAIARSQRPSHLTAFKFFTISMETFSNLMTTAYQFFTLLKTQMEEQ, from the exons atgaaagtcataacaacccGTTCATTGACATTTCTCGATTTCATACGTTTGCCACTGAGCGTATACAGTGCAGCTGGAGTCAAGATGTTCCTGTGGGATGACCAAGATTTTATGAGCTGGTGGGAAAAATTCTTGCTGGTGTTTCAATTTGTCAACCTCAGTACGAATTTCTTTGCCAAAGCGTTATTCTTTGTTTTCGGTCAATTCGAGGGTACGGTCCATTTGACAAAATGGGCTCTCTACTTCATTTTTGCAAATAACGgattttgtaaagttttttcGGTGGCATTGGGACGCCATCAGCTCTTCTCTGTGCTGAAAGATTTGGAGAAGATTTATCCCAAGACCCACCAGGAACGCCAAGAGTTTCGTCTAGTGCCCTGCTACCAGTACATCATGAAACATTCGAAAATCATGAGCATACAACATTTCACCATTGCACTAATCTTCGTAGTGTTCCCCATTGTACAGTCCACCATTGAGTACTTGACCAGCGACGATGAGAATGCCAACTTTGTGCCATATACACCCTATATCATGGTATATCCATTCGATGTATCTCGGGGCATTggctatgcctatgcctatatTTCGCAGACTCTTGGTGGCTTTACGGTATCATGCTATATTGTGGGCTCCGATATGCTCTTGATGTGCTCCATATATCAGGTGATAATGCACTTTGATCATCTGTGCTTGCGTATTGAGAATTTCCAATCGAAGGGCTATGAGGAGGACATGCAAGAGATTTCGATGGTCTTAGAGCGGCACAATCTCTTGAATAA ATTAGCCGAGAGCGTTAATAACATTTTCAGCATTTCCATACTTCTCAACTATATGATTTCCATTTTTATcattgttatgatttccatacAAATTTCAACGGGCTCCGATTTTGGCCTGGACTTTATTAAGTTTGTGGGATTTTTTACATCGGCCACCACGCAGGTCTACTATATTTGCATGTTTGGTACCCTTTTGATGGAGCAT AGTGGTCAAGTGTGTGAGGCTTTAATTGGCCAGCAATGGTATATGGCGGATGTTCGTTATCAACGCATGCTTGTGCTAGCCATAGCTCGTTCACAGAGGCCATCTCATTTGACAGCCTTTAAGTTTTTCACCATTTCCATGGAAACGTTTTCCAAT TTGATGACCACTGCATATCAGTTCTTCACTTTGTTGAAAACGCAAATGGAAGAACAGTAA